A window from Pseudomonas kribbensis encodes these proteins:
- a CDS encoding pirin family protein, which yields MLTLRKASDRGLANHGWLKSFHTFSFASYRDPREQGFSDLLVINDDRVAAGKGFGQHPHRDMEIFSYVLEGALEHKDTLGTGSVIRPGDVQLMSAGSGVAHSEFNHSATKPVHFLQIWIVPDVSGAKPRYQQEHFSEQKKRGRLQLIISPEGSHGSLKVRQDARVYAGLFDGQESATLELPANRYAYVHVARGSIELNGVQLKEGDGVRVREEQALTLSNGQDAEVLVFDLRPQELPEMP from the coding sequence ATGCTGACCCTTCGCAAAGCTTCCGACCGTGGTCTGGCCAATCATGGCTGGTTGAAGTCGTTCCACACCTTTTCTTTCGCCAGCTATCGCGACCCGCGTGAACAGGGTTTCTCCGACCTGCTGGTGATCAACGATGACCGCGTCGCCGCTGGCAAAGGCTTCGGTCAGCACCCGCACCGCGACATGGAGATTTTCTCCTATGTGCTCGAAGGCGCGCTGGAACACAAGGACACCCTCGGCACCGGTTCGGTCATCCGCCCTGGAGACGTGCAACTGATGAGCGCCGGCAGTGGCGTGGCCCACAGTGAGTTCAACCACTCGGCGACCAAGCCTGTGCACTTCCTGCAAATCTGGATCGTGCCGGACGTGAGCGGCGCAAAACCGCGATATCAACAGGAGCACTTCAGCGAACAGAAAAAACGCGGTCGCCTGCAATTGATCATCTCGCCCGAAGGCAGCCACGGCTCACTCAAAGTTCGCCAGGATGCACGGGTGTATGCCGGACTGTTTGATGGCCAGGAAAGCGCCACACTCGAACTGCCTGCAAACCGCTATGCCTATGTGCACGTTGCTCGCGGCAGTATTGAACTGAACGGCGTTCAACTGAAGGAAGGCGATGGCGTACGGGTTCGCGAAGAACAGGCTCTGACCCTGAGCAATGGCCAGGATGCCGAAGTACTGGTGTTTGATCTGCGGCCACAGGAGTTGCCGGAAATGCCATGA
- a CDS encoding GlxA family transcriptional regulator — MKTVAMVLFPEFLLLDMAGPLEVFSVANRYLKPEDHYQLTLLGTESGPLRASNGVLVHTDRHIDEAGDRYDLLLVPGGPGAYNEKCPPLLAWLQGAVGRAERYGSICTGAFVLGYAGLLDGYRVTTHWNYTERLIKGFPKADVATDQIFVEDRNLITSGGVTAGIDLALAVVARDHGKKLAQDVAKVLLVVMKRQGGQAQFSPLMAAVSPQETPITRVQNHVLEHLEESFTIERMAGLANMSARHFARVFAREVNMTPMEFLQSARIDCARNLLETSDLPLKTVAYKSGFGSVRHMRFLFGEKLGLTPAQYREQFS, encoded by the coding sequence ATGAAAACCGTGGCAATGGTGTTGTTTCCCGAGTTTCTACTGCTCGATATGGCCGGGCCGCTGGAAGTGTTTTCGGTTGCCAACCGATACCTGAAGCCGGAAGACCACTATCAACTGACGCTCCTGGGGACTGAGAGCGGGCCGCTGCGTGCTTCCAACGGCGTGCTGGTGCATACCGACCGGCATATCGACGAAGCCGGTGATCGCTATGACCTGCTGCTGGTGCCGGGCGGCCCCGGAGCCTACAACGAAAAATGTCCGCCGCTGCTGGCCTGGCTGCAAGGCGCGGTGGGTCGTGCCGAGCGCTACGGCTCGATTTGCACGGGGGCTTTTGTACTGGGTTACGCCGGATTGCTCGACGGCTACCGCGTGACCACCCACTGGAATTACACAGAGCGTTTGATCAAAGGCTTTCCGAAGGCGGATGTCGCCACCGACCAGATCTTTGTCGAGGACCGCAACCTGATCACCTCTGGCGGCGTCACCGCCGGTATCGATCTGGCGTTGGCAGTGGTGGCTCGCGATCATGGCAAGAAGCTCGCTCAGGACGTGGCCAAAGTGCTGCTGGTGGTGATGAAGCGTCAGGGCGGGCAGGCGCAATTCAGTCCGTTGATGGCGGCGGTTTCGCCTCAGGAAACACCCATTACCCGGGTACAGAATCACGTTCTGGAACACCTTGAAGAAAGCTTCACCATCGAACGTATGGCAGGCCTTGCGAACATGAGCGCTCGCCATTTCGCCCGGGTATTCGCTCGCGAGGTCAACATGACGCCCATGGAATTCCTGCAGAGTGCACGCATCGATTGCGCGCGCAATCTGCTGGAGACCAGCGATCTGCCGTTGAAGACCGTGGCCTACAAAAGCGGTTTCGGCAGTGTGCGGCATATGCGTTTTCTGTTCGGCGAAAAACTCGGGCTGACCCCGGCCCAGTACCGCGAACAGTTCAGCTAG
- a CDS encoding ATP-binding protein, with product MNSLDELSSASVLRFGPYAFHLRQRLILEGDRQLRMGGRALDILQVLVERAGRVVSKEQLIALVWPNSVVEEINLRVHIAALRRALGDGENGQRYIVNVPQCGYSFVAPVQGDSVAQVVFESLQVPQHNLPARLTPVTGRDSLVGGLVRQLPLSRLITVTGPAGVGKSTVALRAAELLLQHFRDGVWQVDLSLIDKDIPLLDHLLKTLDIDFPTLSARHALLVLDNCEHLHEACRSLLQNLLDAAPRLSILATCREPLRLGLEVLQPLPPLTTPKTSALNSVDEVMGYSAVQLFVSRARARQHGFHLREQDLETVRDICRRLDGLPLAIELAAAQIDALALVGLQSQLDHGLQVLSHGRRTAVPRHQSMCAALDWSYQRLSKQEQRVLQRLSVFKMAFTLDAAIGVISCAQLPPSMLVSVVEQLAAKSLLTTDRSSGTLRYRMLNTTRRYARERLEQGGELNDVERRHARYQGRTRPASSGRLTAQFVEQ from the coding sequence ATGAACAGCCTCGACGAATTGAGCTCGGCGTCGGTCCTGCGTTTCGGACCGTACGCGTTCCACTTGCGCCAACGGCTGATCCTCGAAGGGGATCGGCAACTGCGCATGGGCGGCCGTGCGCTGGACATTCTGCAAGTGCTGGTCGAGCGCGCCGGGCGGGTAGTCAGCAAAGAGCAATTGATCGCGCTGGTGTGGCCGAACTCGGTGGTCGAAGAGATCAATCTGCGGGTGCACATCGCGGCGTTGCGTCGGGCCCTCGGCGATGGCGAGAACGGACAGCGCTACATCGTCAACGTGCCGCAATGCGGGTACAGCTTCGTTGCGCCGGTGCAGGGTGACAGCGTCGCGCAAGTGGTGTTCGAAAGCCTGCAAGTGCCACAGCATAATCTGCCCGCACGGCTGACCCCTGTTACGGGTCGTGATTCACTGGTCGGCGGTCTGGTGCGGCAACTGCCGCTGTCCCGACTGATAACGGTGACGGGGCCTGCCGGCGTCGGCAAAAGCACCGTGGCACTGCGCGCAGCGGAACTGCTGCTGCAACATTTTCGTGACGGCGTGTGGCAGGTGGACCTGTCGCTGATCGACAAAGACATCCCGCTTCTCGATCATCTGCTGAAAACCCTCGACATCGATTTCCCCACATTGTCAGCGCGCCACGCCTTGCTGGTGCTGGACAACTGCGAGCACCTGCACGAAGCCTGCCGGAGCCTGCTGCAAAATCTGCTCGACGCCGCGCCCCGTCTGTCGATCCTGGCCACCTGCCGCGAGCCGTTGCGTCTTGGTCTGGAAGTCCTGCAGCCACTGCCGCCGCTCACCACTCCTAAAACCTCGGCGCTCAACAGCGTCGACGAGGTCATGGGTTATTCGGCGGTGCAGCTGTTTGTCAGTCGTGCCCGTGCGCGTCAGCACGGTTTCCATTTGCGTGAGCAGGATCTGGAAACCGTGCGCGATATCTGTCGCCGGCTCGACGGCCTGCCGCTGGCGATCGAACTGGCAGCGGCGCAGATCGATGCACTGGCATTGGTCGGGTTGCAGTCTCAACTGGACCACGGTCTGCAAGTCTTGAGTCACGGCCGCCGGACCGCCGTGCCACGCCATCAGTCGATGTGCGCCGCACTGGACTGGAGCTATCAGCGCTTGAGCAAGCAGGAACAGCGTGTGCTGCAACGCTTGTCGGTGTTCAAGATGGCATTCACCCTGGATGCCGCCATCGGCGTGATCAGTTGCGCTCAACTGCCACCTTCGATGCTGGTGTCAGTGGTTGAACAGCTGGCGGCCAAATCGTTACTGACAACGGATCGATCCAGCGGAACACTGCGCTATCGAATGCTCAACACCACGCGCCGCTATGCCCGCGAACGGCTGGAACAGGGCGGCGAACTGAATGATGTCGAGCGTCGGCACGCGCGTTACCAGGGCCGCACCCGGCCAGCCTCAAGCGGTAGACTGACCGCGCAATTCGTCGAGCAGTAA